One region of Candidatus Neomarinimicrobiota bacterium genomic DNA includes:
- a CDS encoding choice-of-anchor B family protein, with translation MRKLIFLVPFILFAESLLHPDSPKNRDNNSLGFGIAGDLSISEGTFYIGQTGSSLNNGSVYIYSPNAIGGLDQGFIEPPIHDEVGFDFGYSIDVKNDLMIIGSPHRGNMQGRVFLYQKDEHDNWTSIKTINPNGEEWTTDFGSEVAIGDNVILIGDRDVHHGEGKVFTLYKDGSEWREGSPIKYNYIVDDGHFGHSISINGQKALIGSRDGNVAVQYTFDPITHSWIESHVFSPYNYQSKGRFGFSVELTDEYAIIGSPGFDQKGFIEIHKFENNSWKKVKTIDNPEDVTGTYFGASIAMKSNQIAVGNFNGEKSYIYSTEDFITFSLSQTLESPISHEGKFGRNLKLVGGELAIGATYGEKAFIYNKDENNNWTLSHSVSSNNKSVSITGAKILCENGKAEDYDCNSLDLMGYITTSELSGGTLTETNDIWGWTDSTTGKEYAIVGLLIGTSFVDVTDPENPFVVGLLPTATINSIWRDMKVYKDYVYIVADNAGNHGVQVFDLTNLRSVTTFTEFEMTYHYNNVGSVHNIAINEATGFAYATGVSSATTSQYICNGGLHMIDLLDPAKPTFAGCFSHNGTGRSGTGYSHDAQIVKYAGPDKDYQGKEIAFSSNETALSIADISDKANPQIISKFDNAQFGYFHQGWLSQDQKFFFVNDELNEYNGYDEYQTTVIFDLTDLDNPIILSKYNSGLKTIDHNNYVVGNLLYQSNYSAGLRILNIRNPENPVEVAFFDTFISGDRVGFVGSWSNYPYFSSGNILVSSIGEGLYILKPTEGGNLSTEDDSIIPENFDLKQNYPNPFNPVTQIQYELPLAGEIVLTLYNTLGVEIMQLDKGIKSAGIHQISFDGSNLPTGIYFYQLRTGNFVKTKKMSLIK, from the coding sequence ATGCGAAAATTAATCTTTTTGGTACCATTTATTTTATTTGCAGAAAGCCTTCTGCATCCAGACTCACCCAAAAATAGAGATAACAATTCATTGGGTTTTGGAATTGCGGGAGATTTGTCTATATCTGAAGGTACGTTCTACATAGGCCAAACAGGCTCATCCTTAAATAATGGTTCAGTATATATTTATTCACCCAATGCAATTGGAGGACTAGATCAAGGATTTATCGAGCCGCCAATACATGATGAAGTTGGGTTTGATTTTGGTTATTCCATTGATGTAAAAAATGATTTAATGATTATTGGTTCGCCCCATCGCGGAAATATGCAGGGCAGGGTATTTCTTTATCAAAAAGATGAACATGATAATTGGACATCAATTAAAACCATCAATCCTAATGGCGAAGAATGGACGACAGATTTTGGTTCTGAAGTTGCCATCGGTGATAATGTAATTTTAATCGGCGACCGAGATGTCCATCATGGCGAGGGGAAGGTATTTACGTTATACAAAGATGGATCTGAATGGCGAGAAGGGTCACCCATTAAATATAATTATATTGTTGATGATGGCCATTTTGGTCATTCCATTTCTATAAATGGACAAAAAGCTTTAATTGGCTCTCGGGATGGCAATGTAGCCGTTCAATATACTTTTGACCCGATTACCCATTCGTGGATTGAAAGCCATGTATTTTCCCCTTACAATTACCAAAGCAAAGGACGCTTTGGTTTTTCAGTTGAATTGACAGATGAGTATGCAATTATCGGATCTCCTGGATTTGATCAAAAAGGTTTTATTGAAATTCATAAATTTGAAAATAATTCTTGGAAAAAGGTAAAAACAATTGATAATCCTGAGGATGTGACTGGTACCTATTTTGGCGCTTCAATTGCAATGAAAAGCAATCAAATTGCAGTTGGCAATTTTAATGGTGAAAAATCTTACATCTATTCCACTGAAGATTTTATAACTTTTTCACTTTCTCAAACGCTTGAATCGCCAATATCCCATGAAGGAAAATTCGGCCGAAATTTAAAATTAGTTGGTGGTGAATTAGCCATCGGAGCCACATATGGTGAAAAAGCATTTATCTACAATAAGGATGAAAATAATAATTGGACGCTTAGCCATAGTGTTTCCAGTAATAATAAATCCGTTAGTATAACAGGTGCAAAAATCCTTTGTGAAAATGGAAAAGCTGAAGATTACGATTGTAATAGCCTCGATTTAATGGGGTATATCACGACGAGTGAACTCAGTGGCGGAACCCTAACAGAAACAAATGATATTTGGGGCTGGACTGATTCGACCACCGGGAAAGAATATGCCATAGTTGGGTTGCTAATTGGTACATCTTTCGTTGATGTAACCGATCCGGAGAATCCCTTTGTAGTAGGCTTATTACCCACTGCAACAATTAATTCTATTTGGCGCGATATGAAAGTTTATAAAGACTACGTATATATCGTTGCAGACAATGCGGGGAATCATGGTGTTCAAGTTTTCGACCTCACAAATCTAAGAAGCGTTACCACTTTTACCGAATTTGAAATGACATATCATTATAATAACGTAGGCAGTGTTCATAATATTGCGATAAACGAAGCCACGGGATTTGCATATGCTACTGGCGTTTCCAGCGCGACTACCTCTCAGTACATCTGCAATGGTGGCCTTCATATGATTGACCTATTAGATCCAGCGAAACCCACATTTGCAGGGTGTTTTTCTCATAACGGAACTGGGCGTTCTGGTACTGGTTATTCGCATGATGCTCAAATTGTTAAGTATGCTGGCCCGGACAAAGATTATCAAGGTAAGGAGATTGCCTTTAGTTCAAATGAAACGGCATTGAGTATTGCAGATATTAGTGATAAGGCCAATCCTCAGATTATTTCAAAATTTGACAACGCACAATTTGGATATTTTCATCAAGGGTGGCTTTCGCAGGATCAAAAATTCTTTTTTGTTAATGATGAGTTAAATGAGTACAATGGATACGATGAGTATCAAACGACAGTTATATTTGACCTAACAGATTTAGATAATCCGATAATTTTATCTAAATACAATTCGGGATTAAAGACAATTGACCACAATAATTACGTGGTTGGCAATCTTTTATATCAATCTAATTATTCTGCTGGACTGAGGATATTGAATATTAGAAATCCTGAAAATCCCGTCGAAGTTGCGTTCTTTGATACATTCATATCCGGTGACAGAGTTGGGTTTGTAGGCTCATGGAGTAATTATCCTTATTTCAGTAGTGGTAACATTTTGGTATCGTCTATTGGAGAAGGGCTTTATATATTAAAGCCAACAGAAGGTGGCAATCTGTCTACGGAAGATGATTCAATTATTCCTGAGAATTTTGATTTAAAACAGAACTATCCAAATCCCTTTAATCCAGTGACTCAAATTCAGTATGAATTACCGTTGGCTGGGGAGATTGTCTTAACCTTATATAACACTTTGGGTGTAGAAATTATGCAACTGGATAAAGGAATAAAATCTGCCGGCATTCATC